In Cryptomeria japonica chromosome 1, Sugi_1.0, whole genome shotgun sequence, the sequence ACCAGCTTGTACCCAATCTTAACATTATATTCCCCTCTTTTGGACTTGCACCAAATCAATTCATCCTTCGCTCCAGTCAGCACAAATTGCCGACTTTCTAAAATAGTCCTTAGAGCTTGACTATCATCTGGCGATAAATCCAGCTCAATACCATCCTTCCATCTCCGTTTGACCTCCCCTTCTACTTCTTCTTTAATGATGAAGTCCTTCACCTTCATCCCCCATCCAGATTTGGTGATTCACCAAAGATCTTCCCTATCGTTGCCTTCAACAAGTGCCAAATAACCTTCCAAGGAGTCAAGCCATAGGTTTGCACTCGAACCATCACCCATTTTCCAAGAGAGGTGATCCAGAATTTGAATAACATGTCTACAATCCAACAAAATGCTCCATATAGAAGAACCTCTAGGTGGATCATGAATAGTTAGGATCCTATTTTCTTCCAAGGAGTCTAGGTACTTATGCCTAAGAATCTTTGCCCATTTTTTGTTGCATTTCTTACACAAACTCCAAACCAACTTTGCACCCATAGCCTCATTCGTCATGTTCCAATTCCGTAGTCTAGCTCCACCCGAAGTCTTTGGTAGACAGACCTTCTCCCATGCAAGTAAAGGGATTTTGTCCTGCTCCTGTCCTCCATTCCAAAAAATTTCCTCATTTTTTGTTCTACCAATTTGATGATCTTAGTAGGTAATTTCATGCACATCATTGAATAAAGTGGTATAGCAGATATCACCGATTTGAGCATAATCGATCtgcttgcaaaagaaagccctCTGCTTTTCCAGCCCTCTAATTTTCCACAACACGCATCCACCAACCTATTCCATAGAGCAACTCGATTTGCCCCAGCGAAAAGTAGTAAACCCAAGAATTTACCAGGCAGTCTACTCGATATTATTCTTAGAATTCTACAAATATCCCTCTGCTTATTTAGATCAGTGTAAAAGAAAAAGGCCTCCAATTTATGCCAATTGACCAATTGTCCGGAGAACTCATAGCCTCTCCTATGAGTAGAGTATCATCCGCAAATTGCTGATGGGTGACTGCCACTGTGCCCCGTGCAACACATATGCCCTTCCATTGACCCTCCATTCTACGTTTCTCAATCAATCTCCCCAAAAACTCAGCCATAATGATTAACAAAGAAGGTGAGAGGGGATCACCCTGTCGTATTCCTCTCGTGGAGTTGAAAAATCCTTGAGGAATTTCGTTGACCAACATAGAGAACTTGATTGTGGATAGACATCTTTTGATCCAGCCTATCCACGTACCCTCAAACCCAAAGCACCTTAAAATCCTGGAAAAGGAAATTCCAATCGACATGATCATAAGCTTTCCTGATGTCCAACTTGACCATCATTCGATCCGTTTTTGCCCTCTTGATTGTGTGTATAGCCTCATGTGCAATGACAATCCCTTCCATAATCGATCGCcctgggacaaaaccactttgctcttCCGAGATAATAGACGGCAATAAAGGCTTCAATCTGTTTGCAATAATCTTCGAGATAATTTTATAGGAGACATTGCACAAGGAAATGGGCCAAAAATCATCAAAGGTTGAGACATTTTCCTTTTTCAGGATCAAAGCAATGAAAGCGTTGTTGAAATCTCTACTCATATAGGAGTTCAATCTCGATTCCTCCACCACTTCGAGCAAATCAATTTTAACAATATCCCAGGCCTTCGGATAGAACCCAATAGGAAAACCATCCGGACCAAGAGCCTTATCATTGCCCTAACCAGAAGTGGCCGCCTTCAGTTCCTCCATAGTAACGGGCTTCATCAAACCAGCTTTCTGTTTTGGAGAAATGTTCGTCAGAATGAGCTCTTCAATAACCCCAAGATTCAAAATTTGGTAAAGAAGAAAAGTGACGAACAACTTCCTCATTTATATCTTCCCTATTGGTTAGTAGATTCCCGTTGCCATCTTTGATCTCCAATATTTAATTCCTGAATCTAATTGCCCTCACTGAAGCGTGGAAAACTTTAGTGTTACTGTCCCCAGCCTTAAATCATCCTTCTCTTGACTTTTGTCTCCAAAATTGTTCTTCTCTAGCCAAGATCTCCTTATACTCCTTCATGAGTGCTTTCTCTTGCAAAAAATCAACATCTCGCATCCCATGTTGGATAACCGAGACATGCAACCTCTCCAACTTAGTctcaattctttctttctcaacaaaaatgTTCTTGAAATGACATCTGTTCCACCTCTTGAGATTCTCTTTGataatttgaattttttgaaaacacaaaaagCACGAGCCCCCTCCACTCTTGGGGCCCGATTCCACCAAATAGCAATCAGATTCAGAAGGTTCGGGTCTCTCAACCACATCATTTCAAACTTGAAAGGGGAATGAATTGGGACACTATCAACTTGAATGTGCAGAGAAATAAGATAATGATATTATTCCGAGTGAGGTAAGATGAAAGATTCAAAAATGAAGGGACAAAGCTCCCAATTCCCAGCCAAAAAAAAGTGATCTGATCTCTCAACAATATTGGAGAAACCAAACCTTCTATTGGTCCATCTAAAGCAGCCCTTCTTGGGAACAATCTCCTCCATCTTGTTACTAAAAATGAAGTTTTGGAAATCAACCTGTATCTGATGAATACCCCCAACACCTCCAGCTTTCTCCGCAGCACATCTagtagcattaaaatccccccaacACGATGAGAGACTCACGTAGCCTCTGCATTTCAATGGAAATAGTATCCCAAAGAGCTCTTTTATGAGTAGTACTCACTGGGCCATACACATTAATACAAAAGAACTCCACCTTATTGTCCACCCCTTGAAATTTAATGAGCCACTGATTAGCACTATGTCCAACCTCAAACACTATACCACTAGCAGGATTCCAAATACAAGCTAAACCTCCAGAAGTGCCCGTTGATTCTATACATAGGCCATTCCACTTCTTCCATTTCCTAATCAAAATCTCAAACTCTGCTTTCTGCAGCTTGGTTTCTTGTAGCAAAATGATATCCGGGCGTTCATGATCAAGGCATTGCTCGATCAGACGCTGTTTGTTAGAGGCATTGCAGCCTCTGACATTCCATGATAGGACCTTCATTGCTCCTCTGGAAGGGTAATGCCCTTCCCGGAACACAACTTTCTTTGTCCCTTGGCGCTACCAGCCATCTCCAGTTTTACCGTATTGGATACCCCACCCCTCCTTTTTTCCCCTATCAAAGGCTTCTGAATCTTAGAACAAGTTTGGCTCACTGTTCTCTTTTCCAAAACATCCTCATCATCAAGATCAGCATTGAATTCCCCGTCTGACAGCGAAAACTCCTTTTGCCGTGGATCCTCCATGAAGCCCACATTTCTATCCAGCTCACTAGGCTTGATATGTGCTTTGAGGGTAGAGGTCCCTTGGTCCACTCCATCCATCTCCTACATCATATGTTCACTTCCCCCATATGTAGAAATAAAACCGCATTCCTGAACTTTGATATCAGGCTCCTGAAAAAGAACTCGACAAATTTCTTCTTCTGCCATGGGTGGTGAATCATAGGCAAATTGGATTCTGACATCCTCCGAGAAAGACCTTCTCAACTGAGAGGTTTCTGCACAAATATTGCTCGCTGCTTTCACTTGCTCAGGGGTGCTCTTGGTTGGAGATAAAAGAACATCCATATCCTTCATTTGTTCCTAAAATGTACGTTTGTCATTTGGACCCTCCTCATCCTCTGAAATTAATCTTGACCCACTTGCAATCTCTTGTTCCTTAGTTGGCTCTTCCTTCGAAACATTTGGCACATTCCCCCCATTTACTATTACAGACTTGCCAATATTCCTTGCATTAGGGGACTGCACTTGATGATGTCCCTGGTTCACACCTGGGAAAGGACCACCCCCAAGTGGACACTCTTCACCCTGGACATGGATATATCGATCCTGCCTATAAATCCGTGAATCATTAGTATCCCGAACCCTCTCTTTCTCAGCCTCCTGGGTCGCCTCACCATTCTTCCCTGCCATCTCAGTAACCTGATTAAGATAAGCCTCAATAACTCCGAGCTTCCCCTTCCCATCTCTATAGCATTCCAAATAAATAATGCCCAAATGCCTTACAAATGCTGCATCTATCAACATGTTCTTCCACCTCGATGGATTGCTTCCGAACCCCAGTATTGGTGCAAAGTTCAATCTCCTTAGGAAGCAGATCCGCCATGTTCCTACTCACACAAATTCTTGAATAcatgctaaaatccttgctttcaACCCCTTCCCCCGCCCGAACAAATTTTCCTAATTTATTACCAATAGCTAGCTTGCAAGGCATCCATGTCCCAGATTTCAAATGGTAGGTTATATAATCTAATCTATACGGGAACTTCTTTGATCGTCGCCTATAGAGGATAGAAGTTCGGTTCCTAGTCCTTGATGCAGAAATCCACACTGCTCATGTATGGACCATTCTGCATGATCCATTCTTTTTCATGTGCCGTCTCACAAATTACTAGGTAAAAGGCGTTTGGTAAGGTTTTTATTTCAACCTTGCATTGCCAGTTTTGGGAACGCCACTGTTTGATTCTTCCCAACGCCGGCCAATCTTCGACCCATTTGAGAAAGAAAGCTTTTTCTTTTAACTAGTTGACAACATCATTCCAGCCCGAATGGTCGATAACAATTGAAATAGGGTTATTCAAGAGTGGTTGAATCATACATTTGTCGTGGCTTCCTTTACCGCCTTGTCTTTTGGGATCCACATCTTCTTTTCCACCTTCCAATCCCCTTTGCGATGAGCCCGCAATCTTGAATAGCTGAAACCCTTCCTCTCCTGGCGAGCCATTTGCTGTTCATGGTGATGCCCATCAAAAGAAGAAAACCCTTCAAATCTTCGTGAATAGTTTCCCTGATTCCGACCCTCCCAAGTCCAATGTTGGAGGTCGCCAAGCACTAGGCTGGTATCTCTGAATCCTTGGCAAGGCATTCGTCTGGCGTCCATGGCCGCCACGTCCCTTCGAAAACCCTAGACTCTCCCCGCCCTGCTTCATGAGTAAAGTATTTACTTATTTCCTATTTTTTACAATATGATAATTTGTAAtgtcccactttgaaatagaatttaatggtaaatatttataataaaattaaaatttaaaagaataaaaataaaattaaaatgaaaatataaaagaatataattaaataaaattaaaaatttaattaaattaatgaacggACAAAAGActtgaaatgataagttgtgactctcccaaatatgaggtataaaagggaaaGAGAGCCTCATTTGGGAGGGGATAATTTGGGGAATTAGAAGTGCAGAACCGACTTCAATAAGAAATGCAGATCTgagtgtgaaaggttgtgtccctttcaaagggcagaaataatgaagagttgcaatcTTTCAAAGAgtgctaatggtgaaagagtatgtttcttgccaaagggcatacatgatgaagaggtgtgacctctccctcacgtTGCGAGATATAATGGTAAGGAAGGAGGAAATAAAGGGATATGTCAGCAGTCCCAGGGTTTGGGCAATATGTGCTGAGGAAGATATTCAGACTGCCAGCAAGATAGGAAGGGAAAAGTAAGGGACAGTGACAGGTACATTAAAATTCAATACGTACATTAATGAATATAAACCTTTGTGGATAATCTTAACCAAATTGATGACCATTAATATGATATAAAATTGAAAAGGAAGATAATATATAATTATTCGAATAGCATTGAAATGACTACACACAACATCACTGTTAGacataatacatatacatatatctgttAATAAATCCAGAAGGAATAAGGCAAGTCAAATTCAGTTTGCATAAATTATAATACTGTATATTCGTACAGTGCTAATATGGTAAGAAGTAGCCATGACAGATAATGAATAATTCTGATACAAAGTAGTACTAACAGAAAGCATGGGACACTTATGTAATAGAATTGTAGTAACTATATGTCAAGTATAAATAATTATCATAATGGGTTGAATTGAATAATAAGTATAACTTCATTAGAATATCACAACTGGTTCATTGTACACGAGGGACCCTCTCTTAAGTAggccactccatagtggatgcctaacacctgccacatggagccaagaggggtgtagcatccgctcttgggcttaagagggaaggtggttgtgatgagggggaacggcGATAGGACACCTCACTGGGTATGCCACTCCATGGTGGATGCttaacacctgccacatggagcAAGAGGGAtttagcatctgctcttgggcctagggtggagggtctcttggacaccctatccaaccTGTTAATGTAATAGCGTCAGTCGGAATTCCTCTATACTGACATAGACAActaaattgtctaattggcctaatcggccttagacaattcagtcatataaatttgtttatattaatGCTAAATCAATTTTATTATCAAACATTGATTAAGACGTGTTGACACAAAATcgatttattattatattataatcatgTCTCTTTGGATTGAATCGGTCCTATTAAAGACGTGTTTATTATGATAACAAAAAGACGTGACTGTTAATGAAGGAACTGACTTTAGAGATAAGTCATGTTGGTTGGCTAGGTGTATATAGTATATACTATATAGCTTCATTCTCCTCATCACATTCAGCATACATCGAATTGAAGACACAAGCAGATCACATATTATCCAGCAGATCGTGTTCCTTGTTCTGCGAATCTACCATCATCTTCAGCAGTTTGCATTATACATACAGCAATCAGATTGGGTTCCTTCTTGTGACGTGATATATCTATCTCCAGCAGATCATACATTCATATAGCAGTGATATCATAGTCAGCAAGTGGATTGCACTCATAGCAGATCGAACTCATAGCAGATCGACCTTATTCCTTGTAGTTTGAACTGTGTTGATactagcttcaaggagtgaagctaATACATTGTAAAAGACatcttgaatatcaataaaacAATAAGGAACTTCTTTACTgggttttcaccttcaagaggaaggtttccCAGGGTAATTTTGTGTAATTGCATTAAATTTTTTTTGTCTACATAATCTGATCACCTAAACTTAACACAACCAGCCTAAGAAATTGGATTATAAAGAATGGCAACTAACCTAAAATCTGATTTTATCTAGCAAATATAATACTAATGGTAATTAATACATTAAAAGTTTATATCACTCAATCTAATTTATTAGCATATGTTTTCAGTTTATAAGTATTACTTCATATATGCTctctaattttgtgttgcaggaaaaCAGTATACGAAGGtacttccataaacttaattaactATTTTAGATTTGGGCAAATTTAGGCAAATTTAGagtataactaattaggggacattacataatttGTGAGCAAATGATTCATACTGAGGAGTGAGGAGTTTTAAAGTCAAGGAACTTGAAGACACATTCTTTCTACTGTTACCCTTCTTTTTTTGTTTGACTTGGATGAAACCATGGTTACCAAATCCATTTTGCTCCAGGATTTTTGGACCAGCCAGATTTGTCCAATTTGGCATTTTTCAATTGCTATAGAATTCTTactgatttttttttgtttgaccTAATTTGAAACTTTTTTGACCTTCTAAATGAATTGAAAATTTTGAACCATGGTAACCATGGGTGAAACTGCCATAGAAACCATGGCATAATTGCCACAACGTATATGCATCTACTGCTACACATGGCCAACTTTCACAACACATGTACAACCACCATAATAGTATTTAGTGGTTTTGTCATTGTTTGAAATGCCATTAGATTCTTGGCAGTAACAACCATAGTTTAAAAACTCAAACTCAAGAAAAATGCGACAGTCCAAAATTTTGATTTGGACTCCAAATCAGAAAAAAAACAATACATATATTCATAAAATACattttaataaaaggaaaactattgaTTTTATTATTTAGAGAATCTTAGGTagtttttatatcatttttatacCAAAAGGGAGTTTAGAGTGTCAAGATTTTTACGTTTGTTTGAGTCCAAGCCCAAATTCTACCAAATCTATGCCAAGTGCGAGTCTGTTAAGATTGCTCCTGTAAGTTTCAGCAGTTAAAAAATGGCATGGTCCTGGTGCCAGAATTCAATTTATACCTATTAGCCTAATGATATTTACATAATTACCTACTGAATATGCATGGTTCATCCATTTGATGATAGGCATCCTAGAACACATCCAATTATCTCTAATGTCAGGAGTCTTTCAATGCCAAGCAAGTATTCTCATCTGCCAATACCACAAGAGTGTGAAATATCTTGTGAAGCATTTTTTTGAACTGGGGATCTATATACGTTGACTACCTAATTATCCTATTTGATCTATATTGTTCAGTTTTACTGAATTATGGTAGTGTGCCTCTTCCCAATTTGAAGTTTATTAACTATTTATGTTATTAAATAGTCCATACCGTTTTACCATGCACCAATTTGTCTTAAGTTCTCTCCTTTGTATATTGAGAGATATCTTATTTAGCATGGCTAAGTATTTTATGTTGCGCATCAAAATGCATAAGGTTTCTTGCAGGTTGAAATTATTAATAATTTGATAATAAGAGTCGATAATTGTGAGCTGTGAACTTTTCCATAATTGTAGAAGTTCATAGATGACAGTTGTCAATTGTAGGGCATACGaaacttcaattcatcaaaatttaaaataaatgtttGTTGAGTTAAAGATGTACAATAAAGATTTAATTTCTGATTTCAGGGGATGTTGAAATTTGCCTCTCATGTTATTTCATTAGTTCATATGTTTCAGCCTTTGTGTATTTACACTCTGTTACATTTTGAAGCTGTCCTTTGGAGTTTGATTTCAAAATGGAAGAAATTTCTTTTGTAGCACATCACCTTAAGAGGTAGATCTGGACAAATATCTACATGTGGGATGGTTCCATATATCTGAGAATGACTTTGGTATCATTCCAATATACTTAAGGGCATGTATCTAAGCAATAAATGTTCTACACATGCAGGTGTCCTTGATAATTCTCCAAAACTACGAATCTCCTACCAGTGCTTGTGTAGCCTATGAAGTTCTCAATTTCATCAGATCAAAAACTTCCAAGCTTTCATCGTCTCTCACAGTCATATTTCCTTGTCTTACAGTTGTTCGAAACTCCTCTCAAAACCTAAGAAGTTTATGCATAGAAGATTTGGAACAATCTCTATATGCAGCTGAAATCAATGAAGCATCTGATTTCTCAAAGGCTATAGTGAAGGGTCTTAAAATATTGCCACCAACAGCACAAATATGTGATGAGTTTTTGGCTTGCATGCTGCATTTTGCTCGTGTTTTATTGCTGCCAGCACTTTTGCTGCTAGCTCCAACAACCAGAATCAGCCGTTCAGATAGCAAGGGAGCTCACTTTCAACAGGCACATGAAACACAGGTAAGCTTCAGCTGCCTTACTCATATATTAAAAAACTATTATTTAAATTTCTGGTTTTAAATTTGAACCCATTAGTTTGTGAGCCTGCTTCTAGATGTAGCAGATTATTTTTGTGTTGAGAGCCTTTTGTGTATTGCACCATAATTCTGCATCCAATTTTAGTATATTGTATTATACAGTAATTGATctcattaaatgaatattttctagacAAAAGGTATATTACTATTGTAACAGTAAACGTTTACATAAGATATCCTTGAGCGAAACATATCCAATTGTTTATCAGATATAATCAAATAATTCCATATGAACTAATCCGAAAATTCACTTCTGGTTTAGATGCTTTGCAAGCTTGGGGATCTTTTGGCAAATCATATGGGTCTTACATTCTCAAAGGATTTGTTGGAGAATATTGCTATTGAGATCGAGATGGACGCAGAAGATGACTGGCGTAGATTGTATGGTTGATAGATAATCTTTGTTCCT encodes:
- the LOC131063788 gene encoding uncharacterized protein LOC131063788, which codes for MELSDKVIIFYKDGHAAGTRLSNVLRHSPSSWKKIEMPLEIPLEIYGITDIVISGQIINFVDSQDYPQVSLIILQNYESPTSACVAYEVLNFIRSKTSKLSSSLTVIFPCLTVVRNSSQNLRSLCIEDLEQSLYAAEINEASDFSKAIVKGLKILPPTAQICDEFLACMLHFARVLLLPALLLLAPTTRISRSDSKGAHFQQAHETQMLCKLGDLLANHMGLTFSKDLLENIAIEIEMDAEDDWRRLYG